Sequence from the Candidatus Binatus sp. genome:
CCTGTGGATTCCCGTTGTGCGAGAATGCCGATTTATTGCGCCAGGTAGTTTCGACGCTCGGGAAAGTATGTTACTTATGACCAAGCCTTGTGGTCTGAGGCTGTTTCAACAGGTGCAAATCAAGACTGCTTCTCGACTGGGTCTTTTACCGCCCTACCTTTTTGCCGAGCTTGACCGCCTGAAAAAGGAGGTGGCAAGCAAGGGCGTTGACGTTATCAGCCTGTCGATTGGCGACCCCGACCTGCCCACGCCGCGTCACATCGTCGAGACGCTCAAGCGCGCCGCCGACGACCCGATAAATCACCGCTATCCCGACTACGAAGGCTTGCCGCGATTTCGCAATGCGTCCGCGGATTGGTACCGGCGGCGCTTCGCCGTCAGCTTCGACCCTCAGCGCGAGGTCTGCGCTCTGATTGGCTCCAAGGAAGGCATCGCAAACTTCTCGACCGCCGTCGTCGATCCCGGCGACATCGTGCTGATTCCCGACCCCGGATACCCGGTGTACTACTCGGGATGCGTCTTCAACGGAGGCGAGCCGTATTTTCTGCCGCTCAGAAAAGGAAACGGATTCGTTCCCGATCTCGCCTCGATTCCCGCCGAAGTGGCGCGCCGCGCCCGGATGCTGTGGCTGAACTATCCGAACAATCCAACCGCGGCGACCGTTGACCTCTCGTTTTTCAACGATGCGGTCAAATTCTGCCTCAAGCACGACATCATCCTCGCCCACGACAGCGCCTACTCCGAAATTGCCTACGACGGCTATCGAGCCCCAAGCGTTTTCCAGGCCGAAGGCTCGCGCGAATGCGCAATCGAGTTCCACTCGTTATCGAAGACGTTTTCGATGACCGGATGGCGCGTCGGCTTCGCGATCGGCAATGCCCAGTTGATCGGCGCGCTCGGCAAGGTCAAGACCAACATGGATTCGGGCGTTTTCCAGGCGGTGCAGGAAGCCGCGATCACCGGCCTGGAAGGGGGCGACGGCGACCAGCTCGCCGAATATTGTGCGATCTACAAGCAACGCCGCGACCTGCTGGTCCGATCGATCCGCGCGCTCGGGCTGGAATGCGAGGAGCCGCGGGCGACCTTTTACGTCTGGGCCAAAGTTCCGCGCGGTTACACCTCGGTTTCATTTACCGAGCGCGTATTGAAGCAAGCCGGCGTCGCGATTACGCCCGGCTCCGGATTCGGCAAGGGTGGTGAGGGATACGTTCGCTTCTCGCTTACGGTGTCGAGCGAACGGTTGGTCGAGGCGGTGGACC
This genomic interval carries:
- a CDS encoding LL-diaminopimelate aminotransferase; the encoded protein is MTKPCGLRLFQQVQIKTASRLGLLPPYLFAELDRLKKEVASKGVDVISLSIGDPDLPTPRHIVETLKRAADDPINHRYPDYEGLPRFRNASADWYRRRFAVSFDPQREVCALIGSKEGIANFSTAVVDPGDIVLIPDPGYPVYYSGCVFNGGEPYFLPLRKGNGFVPDLASIPAEVARRARMLWLNYPNNPTAATVDLSFFNDAVKFCLKHDIILAHDSAYSEIAYDGYRAPSVFQAEGSRECAIEFHSLSKTFSMTGWRVGFAIGNAQLIGALGKVKTNMDSGVFQAVQEAAITGLEGGDGDQLAEYCAIYKQRRDLLVRSIRALGLECEEPRATFYVWAKVPRGYTSVSFTERVLKQAGVAITPGSGFGKGGEGYVRFSLTVSSERLVEAVDRLKALRF